The DNA segment GGCGTTCCTGAGTCTTTACGTGAGGCTATTTTTGAGCAAGGGGTAAGCACCAAAACAGAAGACGCCGGTGAGCATGGCATTGGACTGTATCTGATTGCCAGCTACGTTGGCCGCTGTGGTGGTGTGATTACGTTAGAAGACAATGAACCTTGTGGAACTTTATTTTCCGTATTTATTCCGAAAGTGAAAAAGACTTATGACACAACCAATAACGATTCTGATTGTTGAAGACGAGACTCCGCTCGCAGAGATGCATGCGGAGTTTATTCGCCATTTCCACGGCTGTGGTCAGGTATGGTTGGCGGGAAATCTTGCTCAGGCCAGAATGATGATTGAGCGATTCAAACCCGATTTGATCTTGCTGGATAACTATTTGCCCGATGGCAAAGGCATCACGCTATTGCACGAATTAACTCAGGCGCGTTTCCCTGGTGGTGTGGTATTCACCACCGCGGCAAGTGATATGGATACGGTGTCAGAGGCGGTGCGGTGCGGCGTATTCGACTATTTAGTGAAGCCGATTGCCTACGAGCGCTTGGGGCAAACGCTTGAGCGCTACCATGTACGCAAGCGGATGCTTGCTAACAGCGATAGCGCCAGCCAGCGTCAGATTGATGATATGTTCAATGCCTATGCACGTGGCGAGCAGAAAGAAGAGTTGCCAGTTGGCATTGATGCGTTGACCTTAGATAAGGTGCAGAAGTTATTTGCCGATCCGGATGCGCGTCATACCGCTGAAACCGTTGCACAAGAGCTTAAGCTAAGCCGAACAACGGCACGGCGCTACTTAGAGTTTTGCGCGGGCCGCCATCTGATTATGGCTGAAATCGTGTATGGAAAAGTGGGCCGCCCACAGCGAACCTATAGAGCGCCAGAAACGGTCAAAAATGGCTGATGAATGGGCCGATTATTGACGGGTAGCTGACTGAAAATACAAAAAACGCACGCTTAATGTAGATCAGATGCGTCACGGCTCAATCTTTATGTATTTCACGGTTTCAAAATGGTCGCTACCTGTATATACTCACAGCAAAACTGTATAAACAAACAGGTGGTGGAATGAAAGCACTTACAGCCAGACAGCAGGAAGTCTACGATCTGATTCGTGACCATATTGAACAAACTGGCATGCCGCCAACCCGCGCTGAAATTGCTCAGCGCTTGGGATTCCGCTCTCCTAATGCGGCAGAAGAACATTTAAAAGCGTTGCAGCGTAAGGGCGTTATCGAGATCGTTTCCGGCGCTTCTCGTGGTATTCGTCTTTTGATGGAAGATGAAACGGGCCTGCCTTTAATTGGCCGCGTGGCAGCCGGTGAGCCCCTGTTAGCGCAAGAACATATTGAAGGCCATTATCAAGTGGATCCTGCTTTGTTTAAGCCAAATGCAGATTTCTTACTGCGCGTTAACGGCATGTCGATGCGCGATATCGGCATTTTAGACGGTGATTTGCTGGCCGTGCATAAAACTCAGGATGTGCGTAATGGCCAGGTTGTGGTTGCGCGTATCGAAGATGAGGTGACGGTTAAACGTCTGAAAAAACAAGGCAATATTGTTCAGCTGTTGCCAGAAAACAGCGACTTCGAGCCTATCGTTGTTGACCTGCGTGAGCAAAACTTCACGATCGAAGGTTTAGCGGTAGGCGTTATTCGCAACGGCGACTGGATCTAAAACTTCGCCTGTTGTGTTTGACATCACACCGATAGATTAAGCCCCTTAATTGGGGCTTTTTTATGCGGCATATTTGTCCATGACTGCAGCCTCTTTGTGTTGAGATAACGGATAGCTCATCTGGAATGAATTCAAAAAAATGAAAATGCTTACACCAACCGATAAGGCGCTGTGGATCCTCGCACTACCGATGATCCTTTCGAATATCTCTGTTCCGCTATTAGGGCTAGTCGATACCGCGGTGATTGGGCACTTGGATAGCCCTGTTTATCTTGGTGGCGTAGCCGTTGGCGCGATGGCGACGTCATTCTTATTTATGCTGCTGCTGTTTTTGCGCATGAGCACGACGGGACTGACTGCGCAAGCATTCGGTGCAGGGGACAAAACGGCGCTGGCTCGTGCGTTGGTGCAGCCGATGCTCTTAGCGTTGCTGGCAGGGTTCGCTATTATTGCGCTGCGGCAGCCTTTGATTAACGGCGTGCTGCGAATTGTTGGCGGTCATGAGGATGTGCTGGAGCAGGCTCGTCTATTTATGCAGATTCGCTGGCTTGGTGCTCCTGCGACGCTGGCAAACCTTGTTATTCTTGGCTGGCTGTT comes from the Hafnia alvei genome and includes:
- the dpiA gene encoding two-component response regulator DpiA, with translation MTQPITILIVEDETPLAEMHAEFIRHFHGCGQVWLAGNLAQARMMIERFKPDLILLDNYLPDGKGITLLHELTQARFPGGVVFTTAASDMDTVSEAVRCGVFDYLVKPIAYERLGQTLERYHVRKRMLANSDSASQRQIDDMFNAYARGEQKEELPVGIDALTLDKVQKLFADPDARHTAETVAQELKLSRTTARRYLEFCAGRHLIMAEIVYGKVGRPQRTYRAPETVKNG
- the lexA gene encoding transcriptional repressor LexA, whose product is MKALTARQQEVYDLIRDHIEQTGMPPTRAEIAQRLGFRSPNAAEEHLKALQRKGVIEIVSGASRGIRLLMEDETGLPLIGRVAAGEPLLAQEHIEGHYQVDPALFKPNADFLLRVNGMSMRDIGILDGDLLAVHKTQDVRNGQVVVARIEDEVTVKRLKKQGNIVQLLPENSDFEPIVVDLREQNFTIEGLAVGVIRNGDWI